Proteins from one Candidatus Nezhaarchaeales archaeon genomic window:
- a CDS encoding DNA-directed DNA polymerase I, giving the protein MDAFKEDLEEAEEEAVEEEVIAETVFEAEKPENTGTCYLLSVSYNGRVGKALIKLYDPEKGKIYFWYDNTGHKPYCLTNASIDELRVNPAIIGYEGYDHLEAVKKYDPLKDEEVTMTKIVVNNPLAIGGGPKGGIRELLPAAWEARVKYHNCYIYDAGLIPGMPYRVKDGKLVPEGWGLNIDTPSPIKGELQDELVKEWFMVLQQPAPDIRRAAIDIEVASPAIDRVPNPSEAEYPIISVAIASSDGLNKVLLLKRGEEELKEKALNGVRLELLEDERKLIEETFKVLNDYPLILTFNGDNFDLRYLRNRAQKLGFPKASIPIVLGKDTALLPIGVHVDLYKFFHNKSVQVYAFGGKYREVTLDSISEALLGYKKIAIDKLVSELTYEELATYCYRDAKLVLDLTTFQNSLLIKLIVMFMRISKLPMEDVTRQGISGWIKNLLQFEHRRRNYLIPRPEDILTSKGGAATKALIKGKKYMGAIVLEPKPGAYFNITVLDFTSLYPSILKTRNLSYEVINCPHKECRSNIIAGTPHWVCVKRRGLTSTIIGMLRDFRAYWFKPKSKDKSLSQEVRSWYSVVERSLKVILNASYGVMGHENFPLYCPPAAEAVTAVGRYIISRTIDKAKELGLEVIYGDTDSIFVLNPREEDVEKLAAWVEEELRVDLDVDKKYRYVAFPKLKKNYLGVLEDGSVEIKGMVGKKRNTPEFLKIAFSELIGILASVHSQDEFVQAKEKIRSIVRDCYSRLKGRKYTLDDLAFKVMLSKSPKHYVKTTPQHVKAAQQLANIGKRVEAGDIIAFVKVKGPIGVKPLPLARIDEVDVDKYIGHLRTTFEQVLEALGIGFDEVLGLKRLESFF; this is encoded by the coding sequence TTGGACGCCTTTAAGGAGGACCTTGAAGAGGCTGAGGAGGAGGCTGTAGAAGAGGAGGTAATAGCCGAGACGGTATTTGAGGCTGAAAAACCGGAAAATACTGGTACCTGTTATCTTCTCTCGGTATCTTATAACGGTAGGGTTGGAAAGGCTTTAATTAAGCTCTATGATCCGGAGAAGGGTAAGATATACTTCTGGTATGATAATACCGGCCATAAGCCTTACTGCCTAACCAATGCCTCAATTGATGAGTTAAGGGTAAACCCGGCCATTATCGGTTATGAAGGCTACGACCATCTTGAGGCGGTTAAGAAGTACGATCCGCTAAAGGATGAAGAGGTAACGATGACTAAGATCGTAGTTAACAACCCGTTAGCTATAGGTGGCGGGCCTAAGGGGGGTATAAGGGAGCTACTACCGGCTGCTTGGGAGGCGCGCGTAAAGTATCATAACTGCTACATTTACGATGCTGGCTTAATTCCAGGTATGCCTTACCGCGTTAAGGATGGAAAGCTCGTACCTGAGGGTTGGGGGTTAAATATTGATACGCCGAGCCCGATTAAAGGTGAGCTTCAAGACGAGCTGGTAAAGGAATGGTTTATGGTGCTTCAACAGCCAGCGCCTGATATAAGAAGGGCGGCTATAGATATTGAGGTAGCTTCACCGGCTATTGATAGGGTGCCAAACCCTAGTGAAGCGGAATACCCTATAATAAGCGTAGCTATAGCGAGTAGTGACGGCTTAAACAAGGTGCTACTTTTAAAGCGCGGGGAGGAAGAGCTTAAGGAGAAAGCGTTGAACGGTGTAAGGCTAGAGCTTTTAGAAGACGAGCGTAAACTGATAGAGGAAACGTTTAAGGTGCTTAATGACTACCCGCTAATATTGACGTTTAATGGGGATAACTTTGATTTGAGGTACTTGAGGAATAGGGCGCAAAAGCTAGGCTTTCCGAAGGCCAGCATCCCCATAGTTTTAGGGAAGGATACGGCCCTCCTACCAATAGGTGTCCACGTAGACCTATACAAGTTCTTCCATAATAAGTCTGTGCAAGTCTACGCTTTCGGCGGTAAATATCGTGAAGTTACGCTGGATTCCATATCTGAAGCGTTACTCGGCTATAAGAAGATAGCAATCGATAAACTGGTTTCGGAGCTTACCTACGAGGAGCTAGCTACGTACTGTTATAGGGATGCGAAGCTTGTTTTAGACTTAACTACGTTTCAAAACTCGTTACTGATAAAGCTCATAGTAATGTTTATGAGGATTTCCAAGCTACCCATGGAGGACGTCACTAGGCAGGGTATATCGGGATGGATTAAAAACCTACTTCAATTCGAGCATCGGAGACGTAATTACCTAATACCGAGGCCTGAAGATATCTTGACCTCCAAGGGCGGCGCCGCTACGAAGGCTTTAATTAAGGGTAAGAAGTACATGGGCGCCATCGTGTTGGAGCCTAAACCCGGCGCCTACTTTAACATTACGGTCTTGGACTTCACATCGCTTTACCCCAGCATCCTTAAAACCCGTAACCTCTCCTATGAGGTTATAAACTGTCCTCATAAGGAGTGTAGATCTAACATTATAGCTGGAACACCACACTGGGTTTGCGTTAAGCGTAGAGGGTTAACGTCCACCATAATAGGGATGCTACGCGACTTTAGAGCGTACTGGTTTAAGCCTAAATCGAAGGATAAATCGTTAAGCCAAGAGGTTAGAAGCTGGTATAGCGTAGTTGAGAGGAGTTTAAAGGTTATTTTGAACGCTAGCTACGGCGTTATGGGCCATGAAAACTTCCCCCTATACTGTCCGCCAGCAGCTGAAGCGGTAACCGCCGTAGGTAGGTATATAATTTCGAGGACGATAGATAAAGCGAAGGAGCTAGGCTTAGAGGTTATCTATGGAGATACCGATAGCATATTCGTCCTTAACCCTAGGGAGGAGGACGTTGAGAAGCTAGCGGCGTGGGTTGAGGAGGAGTTAAGGGTAGACCTCGACGTGGACAAGAAGTATAGGTATGTTGCTTTCCCTAAGCTTAAGAAGAACTATTTAGGCGTATTGGAAGATGGGTCCGTTGAAATTAAGGGGATGGTGGGTAAGAAGCGTAATACGCCTGAGTTCCTTAAAATAGCCTTCTCCGAGCTGATAGGCATTCTAGCCTCAGTGCATTCCCAAGACGAGTTCGTACAGGCTAAGGAGAAAATACGTTCCATTGTTCGGGATTGCTACTCAAGGCTTAAGGGTAGGAAATATACGCTTGACGACCTAGCCTTTAAGGTTATGCTTTCAAAAAGCCCAAAGCATTACGTTAAAACTACCCCTCAACACGTAAAAGCTGCTCAACAGCTAGCGAACATTGGTAAGAGGGTGGAGGCAGGGGATATTATAGCCTTCGTAAAGGTTAAAGGCCCGATCGGAGTGAAACCTCTCCCGCTAGCAAGGATAGACGAGGTGGATGTGGATAAGTATATCGGCCACCTAAGAACCACCTTTGAACAAGTGCTTGAAGCCTTAGGGATAGGCTTCGACGAGGTATTAGGGCTTAAACGGTTAGAGTCCTTCTTCTAG
- a CDS encoding TIM barrel protein, which produces MDRSNLCRFGPAGTPITFKGDTLEIPRFLASIGLNAFEYQAVRRIQVNMEAQTKLGVEADKYNVWLSLHAPYAVNLSSEDPKVLEGSKQRLVLSLKAASYMKAHQVVFHPGYYGRLDRREALKLCIQALKEVVQTVKSEGVKDVFLGPETTGKLSQVGDLEEVLTMCEEVEMLRPTIDWAHIHARSRGGINSKDDYLKVLTEVERRLGSFKHLHCHYTPVEFGSTGERKHHTMSEAGFGPPFEPLAQIIAEQGLSLIIISETPALEMDSLKMKEVLTQAYLSRKKSRL; this is translated from the coding sequence ATGGACCGCTCCAACCTCTGTAGGTTCGGCCCGGCGGGGACGCCGATTACGTTTAAAGGGGATACGCTTGAAATACCGCGCTTCTTAGCTAGTATAGGCTTAAACGCTTTCGAGTATCAAGCGGTAAGAAGAATTCAGGTGAATATGGAGGCTCAAACTAAGCTTGGAGTGGAGGCCGATAAGTATAACGTTTGGTTAAGCCTCCACGCTCCTTACGCCGTTAACTTAAGCTCGGAGGATCCGAAGGTATTGGAGGGGAGTAAGCAACGGCTAGTTCTAAGTTTAAAGGCGGCTAGCTACATGAAGGCGCATCAAGTAGTTTTCCACCCCGGCTACTACGGTAGGCTAGATAGGAGGGAGGCTCTTAAGCTTTGCATTCAGGCCTTAAAGGAGGTTGTTCAAACGGTTAAGAGTGAAGGAGTTAAAGACGTTTTCCTAGGACCAGAAACCACGGGGAAGCTAAGCCAGGTTGGCGATTTAGAAGAGGTATTAACCATGTGTGAAGAGGTAGAAATGCTTCGCCCAACCATAGACTGGGCTCATATCCACGCTCGTAGCCGGGGAGGCATAAACTCCAAGGATGACTACCTGAAGGTACTTACGGAGGTGGAACGAAGGCTTGGATCATTTAAACACCTTCACTGCCACTATACACCCGTCGAATTCGGGAGTACCGGTGAAAGAAAGCATCATACGATGAGCGAAGCCGGGTTCGGCCCCCCATTTGAACCTCTAGCTCAAATAATAGCTGAGCAAGGGTTAAGCCTAATTATTATAAGTGAAACGCCGGCGCTAGAAATGGATAGCTTAAAAATGAAGGAGGTATTAACTCAAGCCTACTTAAGCCGGAAGAAGAGTAGGCTATGA
- a CDS encoding DNA double-strand break repair nuclease NurA — MSIQPEVIKEAAANVIPAIVSEAREALKGAQVAIENLDKHIGFHQVKPDPGRFKEVVAGDASSRRISTCFMDFALYSAIAIKFSSWEREVKVGYINVTKTRNRGSLIYAYREKAMFNLLVKLLTKVNTDLTLVDGPLAIPISRVAGVKKEERDSFKQSIRDLLKYCEDHGIAVAGIVKMPKAANIVKRLELPSGLSPLTSDALIVSERIKRGQRTDLISPSGMVSRTMDVGYQLGSFYMATEDPRLTVPLRIDVPSFCFNEVDDIASAIYAFSYGFGHGVPYPIVLAHKGCCITDEVKRLLVQQLRSEGAKLGLMKLLRDIGSEVGL; from the coding sequence TTGAGTATTCAACCCGAAGTTATTAAGGAGGCTGCGGCTAACGTTATCCCCGCCATTGTAAGCGAGGCTAGGGAGGCTCTTAAGGGGGCTCAGGTAGCCATCGAAAATCTCGATAAGCATATCGGTTTTCACCAAGTTAAACCGGACCCGGGTAGGTTTAAGGAGGTAGTGGCTGGGGATGCGAGTTCGCGTAGGATCTCCACCTGCTTCATGGATTTCGCCCTTTACTCGGCTATAGCTATAAAGTTTTCATCTTGGGAGAGGGAGGTTAAGGTAGGCTACATTAACGTCACTAAGACTAGGAATAGGGGTAGCCTTATTTACGCGTACCGGGAGAAGGCTATGTTTAACCTTTTAGTCAAATTACTCACTAAGGTGAACACGGATCTAACCTTGGTTGATGGTCCATTGGCTATACCTATAAGTAGGGTTGCAGGTGTTAAAAAGGAGGAGCGGGACTCGTTTAAGCAATCCATTAGGGATCTATTGAAGTATTGCGAGGATCACGGTATAGCTGTCGCCGGTATCGTTAAAATGCCTAAAGCCGCGAACATAGTTAAGAGGTTGGAGCTACCTTCAGGGTTAAGCCCTTTAACCTCGGACGCGTTAATAGTTTCTGAAAGGATTAAGCGAGGACAACGGACTGATTTAATTAGCCCTAGCGGGATGGTGAGTAGGACCATGGACGTTGGCTATCAGCTAGGCTCATTTTACATGGCTACGGAGGATCCGAGGCTTACCGTCCCGTTAAGGATCGACGTACCTAGCTTCTGCTTTAACGAGGTTGACGATATAGCTTCAGCGATTTACGCTTTTAGCTACGGGTTTGGACATGGTGTTCCCTACCCGATCGTTTTAGCGCATAAAGGTTGCTGTATTACCGATGAAGTTAAACGGTTACTCGTACAGCAACTACGTAGTGAGGGGGCGAAGCTAGGGTTAATGAAGCTCCTACGCGACATTGGGTCTGAGGTAGGATTGTAA
- a CDS encoding ATP-binding protein translates to MSSRLPIGNVVGEAEPHGFTFTVDVDRVPPLLEYVCIDIQEEVNGSKVKVPVLAQVEEIVQSSPMLKETLPSDAVRVMVESVNLPRHVIAKARILGFMVNGKVYTPRYTPTPGSPVYLAPDELLNQFYAVDPDRAITIGSLINRSSVHVQLDLSGFSRHIAILAATGAGKSFTAGLLMEELLAKGATIVAIDPHGDYSEMDLNVNGRRHSLSDRIVVLSLGPYVKAAKRYYVKVGDLSDDEIAYIAGIPLKAVNIRSALSLALRMVRKEHEKEGDFSLDDVCDKLEEWSSLNEDELREKLKRKVKREDILNALKYLEKLKKLGVFASSSVPLREILKPMHLTVLNLSGVSFEAQDIAVHDLLSRIYEARVSYVTKSHHSEGFPYPVFIFLEEAHRFIPPPQSGFQTKSSDILRTIASEGRKFGVFMVIISQRPSKVHPDILSQAQSQIVLRIVNPRDQQAIADASEAFSQPLLNDLPGLNVGEAIIVGPITKTPVMVKVGGRRFKHGGTDLPIPELLKEAKHEALRHKALEHEEEASLRRISETYREIAGVDA, encoded by the coding sequence ATGAGTTCACGTTTGCCGATAGGGAACGTCGTCGGAGAAGCGGAGCCCCACGGCTTCACTTTTACGGTCGACGTAGACAGAGTGCCACCACTCCTCGAGTACGTATGTATCGATATTCAGGAGGAGGTAAACGGCTCTAAAGTTAAGGTTCCAGTACTAGCTCAGGTTGAGGAGATAGTTCAAAGCAGCCCTATGCTTAAAGAGACGCTTCCAAGTGACGCGGTTAGGGTCATGGTTGAATCGGTAAACCTACCTAGACACGTAATAGCTAAAGCTAGGATACTCGGCTTCATGGTTAACGGTAAGGTTTACACGCCGCGTTATACCCCGACCCCGGGTTCACCGGTCTACCTAGCCCCCGACGAACTACTTAACCAGTTCTACGCAGTTGATCCTGATCGCGCCATAACCATAGGTAGTCTAATAAACCGTAGCTCCGTCCACGTTCAATTAGACCTCTCAGGCTTTAGTAGGCACATAGCTATACTAGCTGCCACTGGAGCTGGTAAGAGCTTTACCGCCGGCCTCCTAATGGAGGAGCTTCTAGCTAAGGGCGCCACCATAGTGGCTATAGATCCGCATGGTGACTACTCCGAAATGGACCTCAACGTTAATGGGAGGAGGCATAGCCTCTCAGATAGGATCGTTGTTTTATCGTTAGGCCCGTACGTTAAGGCTGCTAAAAGGTACTATGTAAAAGTGGGCGACCTAAGCGATGATGAAATAGCCTACATAGCCGGGATACCGTTAAAGGCCGTAAACATTAGGAGCGCGTTATCGTTAGCTTTAAGGATGGTACGTAAAGAACACGAGAAGGAGGGGGACTTCAGCCTCGATGATGTATGCGATAAACTTGAAGAATGGTCCTCCCTTAACGAGGATGAGCTTCGAGAAAAACTTAAAAGAAAGGTAAAGCGTGAGGACATCCTAAACGCATTAAAATACCTTGAAAAGCTTAAAAAACTCGGCGTTTTCGCATCCTCATCGGTCCCACTAAGGGAGATACTTAAACCTATGCATTTAACAGTTCTAAACCTTTCGGGAGTAAGCTTTGAAGCTCAAGATATAGCGGTTCACGACCTCTTATCGAGGATCTACGAAGCCCGCGTTAGCTACGTAACTAAATCCCACCATTCAGAGGGCTTCCCTTACCCGGTGTTCATATTTCTGGAGGAGGCCCATAGGTTTATCCCGCCGCCTCAAAGCGGTTTTCAAACTAAGTCCTCCGACATACTTAGAACGATAGCCAGTGAAGGTAGGAAGTTCGGGGTCTTCATGGTCATCATATCTCAACGCCCATCAAAAGTGCACCCCGATATACTATCACAAGCTCAAAGCCAGATCGTGCTACGCATAGTTAACCCTAGGGATCAGCAAGCAATAGCTGACGCTTCCGAAGCTTTTTCACAACCGCTCCTTAACGATCTCCCAGGGCTTAACGTGGGTGAGGCCATTATAGTTGGGCCTATCACGAAAACTCCGGTAATGGTTAAAGTTGGAGGGCGTAGGTTCAAACATGGGGGTACGGACCTCCCCATCCCCGAGTTGCTTAAGGAGGCTAAGCATGAAGCGTTAAGGCATAAAGCCTTAGAACATGAAGAGGAAGCCTCCCTACGTAGGATTAGCGAAACCTACAGGGAGATAGCTGGAGTAGACGCTTAA
- a CDS encoding exonuclease SbcCD subunit D has translation MRVRFIHMGDTHLCRTYPQPIAHERVAAFNAAFKHVVERAIEEKVDFIIHAGDLFDKIHPWPSVVGFVKRQVKKLNDARIPIYVVRGNHDGSFDSEGIIRGSSIDLANYPELKNFHFIDPLFDRVRFTPLGTVGFRDFQGKLRIIGVGYSGHYVDSYLDRYVAPVLSSSMRNLLILHTFIEGYTSLPPGEPYLPLNRLEGLRVDYVAVGHDHDHRKPKTLSNGAVIVCSGSTAKWDFQESDEKGFYLVELSNGDVKADFIPIPSEHQMSMLTVKPETPQPPSWFLEEAIKELKRLASSTSKKLIVRIVMRGQLSKGSPLDISKAKIDEVTNELRKSGRLLYYDVAPPDVNVAMETVKLTAEGFDVQGFLNKALNEQRLSSIAFLIYQEVKSAFSDDENLTREGNLKEEVLERIKRRIKDSFELD, from the coding sequence TTGCGAGTAAGATTCATACACATGGGGGATACACACCTATGTAGAACCTATCCGCAGCCAATAGCCCATGAAAGGGTTGCGGCCTTTAACGCGGCCTTTAAACACGTAGTTGAAAGGGCTATAGAGGAAAAGGTGGATTTCATCATTCACGCGGGCGACCTCTTCGATAAGATCCATCCTTGGCCTAGTGTAGTAGGGTTCGTTAAAAGGCAGGTTAAAAAGTTGAATGATGCGAGGATACCGATATACGTGGTACGCGGAAACCACGACGGCTCCTTCGACAGCGAAGGCATAATAAGAGGGTCAAGCATAGACCTCGCTAATTACCCCGAGCTTAAAAACTTCCACTTCATAGACCCCCTCTTCGATAGAGTACGGTTTACACCCCTCGGTACCGTGGGGTTTAGGGATTTCCAAGGTAAACTGCGAATAATAGGGGTAGGGTATAGCGGCCACTACGTGGATAGTTACCTAGATAGGTACGTAGCGCCAGTCCTATCCTCCTCCATGAGGAACCTGCTAATACTACATACCTTCATCGAGGGCTACACGTCGCTCCCGCCAGGTGAACCCTACCTACCTTTAAATAGACTTGAAGGCCTAAGGGTAGACTACGTAGCGGTGGGGCATGACCATGACCATCGTAAGCCTAAAACGCTTTCAAACGGCGCTGTTATCGTCTGCTCAGGTAGTACGGCTAAATGGGATTTTCAAGAGTCCGATGAAAAAGGTTTCTACCTAGTTGAGCTATCCAATGGAGACGTAAAGGCTGACTTCATCCCCATACCGAGCGAGCACCAGATGTCAATGTTAACCGTGAAGCCTGAAACACCTCAACCCCCCTCCTGGTTCTTGGAGGAAGCTATTAAGGAGCTTAAGAGGCTCGCCTCATCAACTAGTAAAAAACTGATAGTTAGGATTGTTATGCGAGGTCAGCTATCTAAGGGGTCACCGCTCGACATCTCGAAGGCTAAAATCGACGAAGTTACGAACGAACTTAGGAAGTCCGGGCGCCTACTATACTACGATGTAGCCCCCCCGGACGTAAACGTGGCTATGGAGACGGTGAAGCTGACGGCTGAAGGCTTCGACGTACAAGGCTTTCTGAATAAGGCCTTAAACGAGCAACGCTTATCCAGTATAGCTTTCTTAATATATCAGGAAGTTAAAAGCGCCTTCTCGGACGATGAAAACCTTACGAGGGAAGGAAACCTGAAGGAAGAGGTCTTAGAGCGTATTAAAAGGAGAATTAAAGACTCCTTCGAGCTCGATTGA
- a CDS encoding AAA family ATPase, protein MITRLLLKNFRQYRGTHEVVFQPGLNLIQGSNDAGKSTLFHAICFALFNYTPVLGAATQPLITQGELFTEVIVEFTALATGELYRLTRRREGGRRGSTQFSLEKRVGDHWETVVSTAKGSKEIDLRRELLGILKFDKRAFLNAVYSQQKEFVRLVRGGVEVKKEIDALLGMTIASNAALCFKELSKEVDEKIAKEESLRKLLDEQVKTRNTYIDSIRRQAQEIMEVRSKLAEAGLKLASVKKVHDEILTVKRSIDGLKAAITQMEKAFLRLQQAKEGLEGFIEEYGSKESLLTLLKSEQDRFHTTEEELKRVEGEISRLRSALDGFRKSLGYVEQTLKERLDVSSKTTCPKCGQPVDPLIVRAEVEKLEKQWKDLKNELDKGLEEERKLEAKRRSLVEAKQAISERLSSLRRDVENIEKLEGEVKRYQVEFEALKAGLEDRVKEVEEVRAKASFKLMNYKPQIASPLLKAPPRDVDLLESAYKRIEEEVIREKGVWEERLNSSRRSLESKLNEQRSNIKLLKDLLGRIKETQAELAKIGRYKVAKEGFMRIQLAYRELEEALKSQLLNLLAIKTYFWYTRLVGEAKYVGLRINPESYELEVQPLGFPEPQPVKSFSGGGIETVFALAMRFALAEILGLRDFLLFDEPTDAADTKNRDAIVNVMHEASQFFNQILLITHHGVGVEVAAHVINVSYDSARKSSLIEVEA, encoded by the coding sequence ATGATAACGAGGCTACTACTTAAAAACTTTAGGCAGTATAGAGGGACGCATGAAGTAGTATTTCAACCAGGCCTTAACCTAATCCAAGGCTCAAACGATGCCGGTAAAAGCACTCTTTTCCATGCAATATGCTTCGCCCTCTTCAACTATACGCCAGTTTTAGGTGCCGCTACGCAACCATTAATAACGCAGGGAGAATTATTCACTGAGGTAATCGTCGAGTTCACGGCCTTAGCAACAGGGGAGCTTTACAGGTTAACTAGGAGGAGGGAAGGCGGTAGGAGAGGCTCTACTCAATTCTCCTTAGAGAAACGGGTAGGAGACCACTGGGAAACCGTAGTATCTACAGCTAAGGGTAGTAAGGAGATAGATCTTAGACGCGAACTGCTCGGGATACTAAAGTTCGATAAACGCGCCTTCCTTAACGCTGTTTACTCACAGCAAAAGGAGTTTGTTAGGCTAGTTAGAGGTGGCGTTGAAGTTAAAAAGGAGATAGATGCCTTACTTGGCATGACCATCGCCTCCAACGCGGCCCTCTGCTTCAAGGAGCTATCTAAGGAGGTCGACGAGAAAATAGCTAAGGAGGAAAGCCTAAGAAAGCTCCTAGATGAGCAGGTTAAAACTCGTAACACGTACATAGATTCGATAAGGAGGCAAGCCCAAGAGATAATGGAGGTAAGGTCGAAGCTAGCGGAAGCAGGGTTAAAACTAGCCAGCGTTAAGAAGGTTCACGACGAGATCCTAACCGTTAAAAGGTCCATTGACGGGTTAAAGGCCGCTATAACCCAGATGGAAAAAGCCTTCTTAAGGCTTCAGCAAGCTAAGGAGGGGTTGGAGGGGTTCATCGAGGAGTACGGATCCAAGGAATCCCTACTTACTCTGCTTAAAAGCGAGCAGGATCGTTTCCACACTACCGAGGAAGAGCTTAAAAGGGTTGAAGGCGAAATTTCCAGGCTAAGAAGCGCTTTAGATGGGTTTAGAAAAAGCCTTGGATACGTGGAGCAAACCTTGAAGGAGCGCCTCGATGTATCTAGTAAAACCACGTGTCCGAAATGCGGTCAACCCGTAGACCCCTTAATAGTAAGGGCCGAGGTTGAAAAGCTTGAGAAACAGTGGAAGGATCTTAAAAACGAGCTTGACAAGGGGCTTGAAGAGGAACGTAAGCTCGAAGCTAAAAGGCGAAGCCTAGTTGAAGCGAAGCAAGCCATAAGTGAAAGGTTATCAAGCCTCCGAAGGGACGTAGAAAACATAGAGAAGCTTGAAGGCGAAGTAAAACGCTACCAAGTTGAGTTTGAAGCTCTTAAGGCCGGCCTCGAGGATAGAGTTAAGGAAGTTGAGGAAGTTAGGGCGAAGGCCTCGTTTAAACTGATGAACTACAAGCCGCAGATAGCCAGCCCCCTCCTCAAGGCACCGCCAAGGGACGTTGACCTCCTCGAATCAGCGTATAAAAGGATTGAAGAGGAGGTTATTAGAGAGAAAGGGGTTTGGGAAGAGAGGTTGAACTCTTCAAGGAGGAGCTTAGAAAGTAAGCTTAATGAACAACGCTCCAACATAAAGCTTCTAAAGGATCTACTGGGAAGGATTAAGGAGACGCAAGCCGAGCTCGCTAAAATAGGTAGGTATAAGGTAGCTAAAGAGGGCTTCATGAGGATACAGTTAGCTTACCGCGAGCTTGAGGAGGCTTTAAAAAGCCAGCTACTTAACCTATTAGCCATTAAAACATACTTCTGGTATACACGCTTAGTCGGTGAAGCTAAATACGTAGGGCTACGGATAAACCCTGAAAGCTACGAGTTAGAGGTGCAGCCGTTAGGCTTCCCCGAACCACAACCCGTTAAATCCTTTAGCGGTGGCGGTATTGAAACCGTGTTCGCATTAGCTATGCGTTTCGCTCTAGCGGAGATACTAGGGCTTCGTGACTTCCTACTCTTCGATGAGCCAACGGACGCCGCCGACACTAAAAACAGGGACGCCATAGTAAACGTTATGCACGAAGCATCCCAATTCTTCAACCAAATACTACTAATAACGCATCATGGTGTCGGCGTCGAGGTAGCCGCCCACGTAATAAACGTATCATATGATTCAGCTCGTAAATCCAGCTTAATAGAGGTTGAAGCGTAA
- a CDS encoding cob(I)yrinic acid a,c-diamide adenosyltransferase produces the protein MKRGHEGNSGRTEIIGRGGIRKTDQLVEVLGEADELNSFIGLASSLINDVEVKNILHKVQSDIFVLCTDVQLPLSSERRKELKLIGEDNVRFIEDELKLYEQQLEPLKSFIYPSGCLEASILHVCRTVCRRVERALARLALEQPINKYVYQYVNRLSDLFFVLARYLNKKAGVKDEAWRLH, from the coding sequence TTGAAGAGGGGGCATGAGGGTAATAGTGGAAGGACGGAAATTATTGGTAGAGGAGGCATCAGGAAAACCGATCAGCTTGTAGAGGTCCTCGGTGAGGCTGACGAGTTGAATTCTTTCATAGGGTTGGCTTCATCGTTGATTAACGACGTTGAGGTTAAAAATATTCTACACAAGGTTCAAAGCGACATATTCGTTCTATGTACCGATGTACAGTTACCCTTAAGCTCGGAGAGGAGGAAGGAACTAAAGCTTATCGGGGAGGATAACGTACGCTTCATAGAGGATGAGTTAAAGCTCTACGAGCAACAGTTAGAACCCTTAAAAAGCTTCATATACCCCTCCGGCTGCTTAGAGGCTTCAATTCTACACGTTTGCAGGACGGTCTGTAGAAGGGTAGAGCGAGCATTAGCTAGGTTGGCGTTAGAGCAGCCAATCAATAAGTACGTTTACCAGTACGTGAATAGGTTATCCGACCTCTTCTTTGTATTGGCTAGGTACCTTAATAAAAAAGCCGGGGTTAAGGATGAGGCATGGAGGCTACATTAA
- the pgsA gene encoding archaetidylinositol phosphate synthase, whose product MLSKLRERYEQLVTPLSVKAAKLGVSPNAITLLGLVLSVACAYTFYTRLLALGALLIMVVGAIDAFDGAVARASGKVTRFGSVLDSVLDRYTEYLILAGLVLGGFIDAFLGFFAFFGMVMVSYVRAKAEGFGLKWRGVGIVERQERLILLAIGAVVTTTYHDALNYIAIVIGVLSQVTVVQRLIYVRSKGGL is encoded by the coding sequence TTGTTAAGCAAGTTAAGGGAGCGTTACGAGCAGCTAGTTACACCATTAAGCGTTAAAGCGGCTAAGCTAGGAGTAAGCCCTAACGCTATTACGTTGCTTGGGCTTGTTTTAAGTGTAGCCTGCGCTTACACCTTTTATACGAGGCTTTTAGCCCTAGGCGCCCTACTAATAATGGTAGTAGGCGCTATTGACGCCTTTGATGGAGCGGTAGCTAGGGCTAGCGGCAAGGTTACTAGGTTTGGCTCGGTACTGGACTCCGTACTAGATAGGTATACGGAGTACTTAATACTGGCTGGGTTAGTGCTAGGCGGGTTTATAGATGCCTTCCTAGGTTTTTTCGCCTTCTTCGGCATGGTGATGGTGAGCTACGTTAGGGCCAAAGCTGAGGGATTCGGGTTAAAGTGGCGCGGCGTCGGCATAGTGGAGAGACAAGAGAGGTTAATACTTTTAGCTATAGGCGCCGTGGTTACTACCACTTATCACGACGCGTTAAACTATATAGCTATCGTGATCGGAGTTTTATCGCAGGTAACGGTCGTACAGCGCCTAATATATGTTAGATCGAAGGGAGGGCTTTAA